In Rattus rattus isolate New Zealand chromosome 9, Rrattus_CSIRO_v1, whole genome shotgun sequence, a genomic segment contains:
- the LOC116909098 gene encoding LOW QUALITY PROTEIN: N-lysine methyltransferase KMT5A-like (The sequence of the model RefSeq protein was modified relative to this genomic sequence to represent the inferred CDS: inserted 1 base in 1 codon): MGLAGLQENVFAGQSKIYAYMSLNKYSGMRSPLQEENSVAHHEVKCPGKPLAGIYRKREEKRNAGNVIRSALKSXERKSKDTRRGPLAPFPNQKSEATEPPKTPLRSCDSTSVAVAKQALKKPLKGKQAPRKKSQGKTQQNRKLTDFYPVRRSSRKSNAKLQAEERKKTDELIESGKEDGMKIDLIDGKGRGVIATKRFSRGDFVVEYHGDLIEITDAKKQEALYAQDPSTGCYMYYFQYLSKTYCVDATQETNRLGRPINHSKCGNGQTKLQDIDGAPHLILIASGDIAAGEELLYDYGDQSKASIEAYPWLKH, translated from the exons ATGGGCCTAGCCGGGCTGCAGGAGAACGTGTTTGCTGGGCAGTCAAAGATCTATGCCTACATGAGTCTGAACAAATACTCTGGAATGCGCTCTCCACTGCAGGAAGAGAACTCGGTCGCACATCATGAGGTCAAATGCCCGGGGAAACCATTGGCCGGAATCTATAGGAAGCGAGAAGAGAAAAGGAACGCTGGGAATGTTATCCGAAGCGCTCTGAAGT GAGAACGGAAGAGCAAAGATACCAGGAGAGGTCCCCTGGCGCCTTTTCCAAACCAAAAATCTGAAGCAACAGAACCTCCAAAAACTCCACTCCGGTCATGTGATTCTACCAGTGTAGCAGTTGCTAAGCAAGCCCTGAAAAAGCCCCTCAAGGGCAAGCAGGCCCCTCGGAAGAAGTCTCAAGGGAAGACACAGCAGAATAGAAAACTCACAGATTTCTACCCCGTGCGAAGGAGCTCCAGGAAGAGCAACGCTAAGCTGCAggctgaagaaaggaagaagacagatgaGCTAATTGAGAGCGGGAAGGAAGATGGCATGAAGATTGACCTAATCGATGGCAAAGGCAGGGGTGTGATTGCTACCAAGCGATTCTCCCGGGGAGACTTTGTGGTAGAATACCATGGAGACCTCATTGAAATCACCGATGCCAAGAAGCAGGAGGCTCTGTACGCACAGGACCCCTCCACGGGCTGCTACATGTACTATTTTCAATATCTGAGCAAAACCTACTGCGTGGATGCCACTCAAGAAACGAACCGCCTTGGGAGGCCGATCAATCACAGTAAGTGTGGGAATGGCCAGACCAAACTGCAGGACATCGACGGCGCACCTCACCTCATCCTCATAGCCTCCGGAGACATCGCGGCCGGGGAGGAGCTCCTGTACGACTATGGAGACCAGAGCAAGGCCTCCATCGAAGCCTACCCTTGGCTGAAGCACTAA